A genomic region of Thermotoga sp. Ku-13t contains the following coding sequences:
- the glgD gene encoding glucose-1-phosphate adenylyltransferase subunit GlgD, giving the protein MRVLGLILAGGHSESLGPLVSKRASAALPVFGKYRAIDFTLSNMVNASIRKVGVLTQYNPRSLMDHLGSGKEWDLDRKNGGLFILQPYVSAEGSYWYKGTADAIFQNMTILRRGEEDYVLIGSGDHIYKIDFTQVFNFHFSTGADITLLVKYLDETYDLTQYGIVQMEGHRIVSIEEKPQHPRGNLAFLGIYFMNKYLLMELLYNYVTKGENDLLNIIVSQLGRLKVHGYVLEGYWRNVKKGIDEYFRINMDALKKEIRDELFYKYGKVYTKLKDLPPPKIGSSAVIKNSIISDGCIVNGHVENSVLFRGVVVKAGAVVENAVVMQDTVIEEGAVVKNAILDKEVLIRQQGRLVGKEKLAVMEKRAVL; this is encoded by the coding sequence TTGAGAGTCCTCGGTTTGATTCTGGCGGGCGGGCACAGCGAATCCTTAGGACCACTCGTTTCAAAGCGTGCGAGCGCCGCACTACCGGTGTTCGGAAAGTATCGGGCCATCGATTTCACGCTGAGCAACATGGTCAATGCGAGCATCAGAAAGGTTGGCGTTCTGACGCAGTACAACCCGAGGAGTTTGATGGACCACCTCGGTTCCGGCAAGGAATGGGACCTGGACAGGAAGAACGGAGGACTCTTCATCCTTCAGCCGTATGTGAGCGCGGAAGGCTCGTACTGGTACAAGGGCACGGCCGATGCCATCTTCCAGAACATGACGATACTGAGGCGTGGAGAGGAAGATTACGTGCTCATCGGTTCGGGAGACCACATATACAAGATAGATTTCACACAGGTCTTCAACTTCCACTTCTCGACCGGTGCGGACATCACACTCCTGGTGAAGTACCTGGATGAAACTTACGATCTGACTCAGTACGGCATCGTTCAGATGGAAGGACACAGGATCGTTTCGATAGAAGAAAAACCTCAGCATCCCAGGGGCAATCTGGCATTTCTGGGCATCTACTTCATGAACAAGTACCTTTTGATGGAACTGCTCTACAACTACGTGACGAAGGGTGAGAACGACCTGCTCAACATAATCGTATCGCAGCTCGGAAGATTGAAGGTTCACGGTTACGTCTTAGAAGGTTACTGGAGGAACGTGAAGAAGGGTATCGACGAATACTTCAGGATAAACATGGACGCACTGAAGAAGGAGATCAGGGATGAACTCTTCTACAAGTACGGTAAGGTCTACACGAAACTGAAAGATCTGCCACCACCGAAAATCGGTTCCAGCGCTGTCATAAAGAACAGCATCATCTCGGACGGTTGCATCGTCAACGGTCATGTGGAAAACTCCGTTCTTTTCAGAGGAGTTGTAGTCAAAGCTGGGGCTGTTGTGGAAAACGCTGTGGTGATGCAGGACACAGTGATCGAAGAGGGTGCCGTGGTGAAGAACGCGATTTTAGACAAGGAAGTGCTGATCAGACAGCAGGGAAGACTCGTTGGAAAGGAAAAGCT
- a CDS encoding GTPase encodes MWYPGHMAKASKQLSKIVKLVDVVIELLDARAPLATRSYSRAPLKAKKNLIFLGKSDLADAKTTELWKQHFQNQKEAVFVFDKDTDRKKVIDFLAKHVDRGSLLVVVGVPNVGKSTLINKLKGKRSAQVGAVPGITRSLQWFSVEGLFRVLDTPGLLLPELWSVELGAKLLLIGSLTVEMVDEKVLQRAFQIYSSIVGIEDHDLNSFLEKYALEKGMLLKGGAPDLDRAKVNFFNSIAQAKFGKISFETPQEVDQDKGDSLSSAQT; translated from the coding sequence ATGTGGTATCCAGGTCACATGGCCAAGGCGTCGAAACAGCTGTCTAAAATCGTCAAACTCGTCGATGTGGTCATAGAGTTGCTCGATGCCCGGGCACCTTTAGCCACTCGATCTTACAGCAGAGCGCCTTTGAAAGCGAAGAAGAATTTGATATTCCTCGGCAAATCTGACCTGGCAGATGCGAAGACGACCGAGCTGTGGAAACAGCACTTTCAGAACCAGAAAGAGGCCGTCTTCGTGTTCGACAAAGACACGGACAGAAAGAAAGTGATAGATTTTCTTGCGAAACACGTCGATAGAGGTTCGCTCCTGGTCGTCGTCGGTGTGCCAAACGTGGGAAAATCGACTCTGATAAACAAACTCAAGGGCAAGCGTTCGGCGCAGGTGGGTGCCGTGCCCGGCATCACGAGATCTTTGCAGTGGTTCTCTGTGGAAGGTCTGTTCAGAGTGCTGGACACGCCGGGACTGCTCTTACCGGAACTCTGGAGCGTCGAGCTGGGTGCGAAACTGCTTCTGATCGGGAGCCTCACCGTCGAAATGGTTGATGAGAAAGTCCTGCAACGCGCGTTTCAGATATACTCAAGCATTGTGGGCATCGAAGATCATGATCTCAACAGCTTTCTGGAGAAGTACGCACTCGAAAAGGGAATGCTGCTGAAAGGTGGCGCACCCGATTTAGACAGAGCGAAAGTCAATTTCTTCAACAGTATCGCACAGGCAAAATTCGGAAAGATCAGTTTCGAAACCCCACAGGAGGTGGATCAAGATAAAGGCGATAGTCTATCTTCCGCTCAAACCTGA
- a CDS encoding 2,3-bisphosphoglycerate-independent phosphoglycerate mutase, whose translation MYDRQQLLSELVQAANTKIVLLVMDGVGDIPAENGKTPLQAARKPNLDRLAKESDLGQTIPVMHGITPGSGPGHLALFGYDPVKYQIGRGILEALGSDVPVGEKDVVARANFATIRENIVVDRRAGRPSTEESSKVVKKLAKAIQSIEDVKVSFYPGKEHRFVVKLTGEELDDRLSDADPQKEGKPFVYTQALAKEAEKTALIVNKLLDEIRRVLSDEPKMNCALMRGFSKYPKLPQFPEVYKLKAAAIATYPMYRGIAKLIGMQIVQTGNTVKEEFETLKQVWNDYDFFYVHVKKTDSYGEDGNYEGKVHVIEEVDEALPTLLELKPDVFVVTGDHSTPVALKAHSWHPVPLMIHSRYTRRGLSNAFDEFECARGSLGTIYAVDVMGLVLAHALRLEKFGA comes from the coding sequence GTGTACGACAGACAGCAACTTCTGAGTGAGCTGGTTCAGGCTGCGAACACCAAGATCGTTCTGCTTGTCATGGACGGAGTGGGAGACATCCCGGCAGAGAACGGTAAAACACCACTTCAGGCCGCGAGAAAACCTAACCTCGACAGGCTCGCGAAGGAATCGGACCTCGGTCAAACGATCCCCGTTATGCACGGTATCACACCGGGAAGCGGTCCGGGACACCTCGCACTGTTCGGTTACGATCCTGTGAAGTACCAGATCGGTCGTGGCATACTCGAAGCGCTCGGTTCGGACGTGCCGGTGGGTGAGAAGGACGTCGTAGCGAGGGCGAACTTCGCCACGATCAGGGAGAATATCGTCGTCGATCGCAGGGCAGGCAGACCTTCAACGGAGGAAAGCTCGAAGGTCGTTAAGAAGCTGGCAAAAGCGATCCAGTCCATCGAAGATGTGAAGGTCTCGTTCTACCCAGGAAAAGAGCACAGGTTCGTGGTGAAGCTCACGGGCGAAGAACTGGACGACAGGCTGAGCGATGCGGACCCGCAGAAAGAGGGAAAACCCTTCGTCTACACGCAGGCTTTGGCGAAGGAGGCGGAGAAAACTGCGCTCATCGTGAACAAACTGCTCGATGAGATAAGAAGAGTGCTCTCGGACGAGCCGAAAATGAACTGCGCCCTCATGAGAGGATTTTCGAAGTATCCAAAGCTTCCACAATTTCCGGAAGTCTACAAACTGAAGGCCGCCGCGATCGCCACATACCCCATGTACAGAGGCATAGCGAAGCTCATCGGGATGCAAATCGTTCAGACGGGCAACACCGTGAAAGAAGAGTTCGAGACTTTGAAACAGGTGTGGAACGACTACGATTTCTTCTACGTGCATGTTAAAAAAACGGATTCCTACGGAGAGGACGGTAACTACGAAGGGAAGGTGCACGTCATCGAAGAGGTCGATGAGGCCTTGCCGACACTGCTGGAGCTCAAGCCGGACGTGTTCGTCGTCACGGGCGATCATTCCACTCCGGTGGCTCTGAAGGCGCACAGCTGGCATCCCGTACCACTGATGATCCACTCGAGGTACACGAGGAGAGGACTGAGCAACGCGTTCGATGAATTCGAGTGCGCCAGGGGGAGTCTGGGAACGATCTACGCCGTCGACGTGATGGGACTGGTGCTTGCACACGCGCTCAGGCTTGAAAAATTCGGTGCATGA
- a CDS encoding tetratricopeptide repeat protein, producing MDQDRIPLDVIVRGLEAQYSVSKDPYYESYLLYFYYEKVKAALNVDDLDTANDYVERARKISKDYRYDFFKGLIYVKKREFEMAEICLRSCISRNPNFALAHYELGNILRARKEFEDAIEEYQKAYELDQQFLLPVVRIGDCYLEMGETKIACDFYQVAAQKDPNFHLAHARLGVACNMLQKYSMAEKALKKALELNSEDLESAFNLTHTLSRLGKHFEALQIFKKLIEKNPEDPVLLNEYALCLRRLGFYEEAKEQIDRACNLSDEAFIQYNRALLTFFVDRKKAIELLENVPEQFKTKAHELIDFLKLWKGRLKSSACVEEMVSKIEKCMVRGELNLQRLAFVFPDSERARMIKQGLLTMQDEQIDDANWVKFLLAVALASSEDPVQMEKNVTRAVVAFCSSGIMLAVAIALTRLLMHVGVHAEFDLESYISDVVHDLQEYHWEFARKVSQIEDETFSLEEIENRDFTTASGLFLTLLKVLSTDPTLDEVTTMKDENLKCLSTSVLEVIRCTTDSNF from the coding sequence GTGGATCAAGATCGAATACCATTGGACGTGATCGTTCGCGGGCTCGAGGCGCAGTACAGCGTCTCGAAGGATCCGTACTACGAATCTTACCTACTCTACTTCTACTACGAAAAAGTGAAAGCCGCCCTGAACGTGGACGATCTGGACACAGCGAACGACTACGTCGAGCGGGCTAGGAAGATCTCGAAGGATTACAGGTACGACTTCTTCAAAGGATTGATCTACGTCAAGAAACGGGAGTTCGAGATGGCGGAGATCTGTCTGAGATCGTGCATTTCGAGAAATCCAAACTTCGCGCTCGCACACTACGAACTCGGGAACATCCTACGTGCCAGAAAAGAATTCGAAGATGCCATAGAAGAATACCAGAAGGCTTACGAGCTCGACCAGCAGTTCCTCTTGCCCGTCGTGAGGATTGGCGATTGTTATCTGGAGATGGGAGAAACGAAGATCGCATGTGATTTCTACCAGGTTGCCGCGCAGAAAGACCCAAATTTCCACCTCGCGCATGCAAGACTGGGCGTCGCGTGCAACATGCTCCAGAAATACTCCATGGCGGAGAAAGCACTCAAGAAGGCCTTAGAGTTGAACAGTGAGGATCTGGAAAGCGCCTTCAACCTCACCCACACACTCTCGAGGCTCGGAAAGCACTTCGAAGCGTTGCAGATCTTCAAAAAGCTGATCGAGAAAAACCCCGAAGATCCTGTGCTGCTCAACGAGTACGCGCTGTGTCTCAGACGGCTCGGCTTCTACGAAGAAGCTAAAGAACAGATAGACAGAGCGTGCAACTTGAGCGACGAGGCCTTCATCCAGTACAACAGGGCACTGCTCACATTCTTCGTTGACAGAAAGAAGGCCATCGAATTGCTCGAGAACGTACCAGAACAGTTCAAGACCAAAGCCCACGAGTTGATCGACTTTTTGAAGCTCTGGAAAGGCAGATTGAAGTCCTCAGCGTGCGTTGAAGAGATGGTTTCGAAGATCGAAAAGTGTATGGTTCGGGGGGAGCTGAACCTTCAGAGACTCGCGTTCGTGTTTCCAGACAGCGAGAGAGCGAGAATGATAAAGCAGGGCCTTTTGACCATGCAGGACGAGCAGATCGACGATGCGAACTGGGTGAAATTCCTGCTCGCCGTTGCCCTGGCAAGCAGTGAAGATCCCGTTCAGATGGAGAAGAACGTCACCAGAGCGGTGGTCGCGTTCTGCTCAAGTGGCATCATGCTCGCCGTTGCGATAGCCCTGACAAGGCTTTTGATGCACGTGGGGGTTCATGCAGAATTCGATCTGGAATCTTACATCAGCGATGTGGTGCACGATCTTCAGGAGTACCACTGGGAATTCGCGAGGAAAGTCTCCCAGATCGAAGATGAAACCTTCTCCCTCGAAGAGATAGAGAACAGAGATTTCACGACAGCGAGCGGACTGTTCCTCACACTGCTGAAGGTTCTATCAACCGATCCAACCCTCGATGAGGTGACCACAATGAAGGATGAAAATCTGAAATGTCTTTCTACCAGCGTTCTGGAGGTGATAAGGTGTACGACAGACAGCAACTTCTGA